The following proteins are co-located in the Xyrauchen texanus isolate HMW12.3.18 chromosome 43, RBS_HiC_50CHRs, whole genome shotgun sequence genome:
- the LOC127635597 gene encoding ATP-sensitive inward rectifier potassium channel 15-like: MTDKRAHTRRVVSKDGHNNVKIDHVEGMVKLFLYDIWTTVVDMKWRYKITLFASTFVMTWFVFGVIFYLIGLRNGDFEADPASNHTPCLMNVETLTGAYLFSLETQTTIGYGFRHISEECPLAIVTLVIQLVITGLAEIFVTGAFLAKLARPKKRAGTITFSQSAAVCKRDGKLCLMVRVANMRNSLLIQCQLSGKLLSPHVTEEGEKTLIHQTSVDFHLDSSDECPFLLLPLTFYHVLDDRSPLAGLTAENLLTWEFELLVTLNGTMESTAATCQSRTSYVPQEILWGYEFKPMLFNTAGGKLAADFNFFDKVQPCSDLPTFQNISEKLQLEEEYRRE, from the coding sequence ATGACTGATAAACGTGCTCACACACGTAGAGTCGTGTCTAAAGACGGGCACAATAACGTAAAGATCGATCACGTGGAGGGGATGGTGAAGCTCTTCCTGTACGACATCTGGACCACCGTGGTGGACATGAAATGGCGCTATAAGATCACTTTGTTCGCTTCCACGTTTGTCATGACGTGGTTTGTCTTTGGGGTCATTTTCTACCTCATTGGTTTGAGGAACGGCGACTTCGAAGCAGATCCGGCGTCCAATCACACGCCGTGCCTCATGAACGTGGAAACGCTGACAGGCGCATACTTGTTTTCTCTGGAGACTCAAACCACCATCGGTTACGGGTTCCGTCACATCTCAGAGGAGTGTCCCCTCGCCATAGTCACGCTGGTCATCCAGCTGGTCATCACAGGACTCGCCGAGATCTTCGTGACCGGGGCGTTTCTGGCCAAGCTGGCGCGACCCAAGAAGCGCGCAGGAACTATTACATTTAGCCAATCAGCGGCGGTCTGCAAGCGTGACGGGAAACTGTGTTTGATGGTGCGAGTTGCCAACATGAGGAACAGCCTGTTGATTCAGTGTCAGCTCTCGGGTAAACTACTGTCGCCTCATGTCACCGAAGAGGGCGAGAAGACCCTGATCCACCAGACCAGTGTGGACTTTCATCTGGACTCCAGCGATGAGTGTCCGTTCCTGCTTCTGCCACTCACATTCTACCATGTTCTGGATGACAGAAGTCCGCTGGCCGGCCTCACGGCTGAGAATCTCCTGACGTGGGAGTTTGAGCTGCTGGTCACTCTTAACGGGACGATGGAGTCCACCGCCGCCACCTGTCAGAGCCGCACGTCTTACGTACCGCAGGAGATCCTGTGGGGTTACGAGTTCAAACCTATGCTCTTCAACACAGCGGGCGGGAAACTGGCTGCAGATTTCAACTTCTTCGATAAAGTTCAGCCCTGCAGCGACCTGCCGACGTTCCAGAACATCAGTGAGAAACTCCAGCTGGAAGAGGAATACAGACGGGAGTGA